A segment of the Promicromonospora sukumoe genome:
GTGTACGCGGCGTACGTCGCCGGAAGAGTGCCATGGCGGGAGTGTGCCACCCCCGCCGGACCGCCTACAGGTGGTCTGTGTAGAACTTCGCGAGCCGGTCCACCGCGGCGTCCACGTACTCCGGCACGTCGTACATCTCGTAGTGGCCCGCGCCCTCGACCACCAGCAGGTCGACGGGGTTCGGCGCCATCTCCCACAGCCGCATGCCCGCCTCGTAGGAGTTGGTGTTGCCGCGGCGTCCGGCCAGGACGACCTGGAGGGGCTGGGTCATCAGCTCGTCGACCAGGTGGAACGCGTCGTAGCCCAGCAGCAGCGAGTCGCCCCGCGACAGCCTGCGGTTGGTCGAGTGCTCGTTGCGGCCTCGCTCGGTGCGGTAGTAGGTGATCGCCTGCGTCGTGTCGATGTCGGTCATGCCGGCCGCCGCGGCGTCCTCCAGGGTGTCGGGCAGCCAGTTGTCCCGGCCCAGCTCGCCGGTGCGGTTCTCCCGCGTGCGGGCCTCGGCCATGGCGTCGAGCGCCGTCGTCGGGCCGTCCGGCTGGAAGCCGCGGAAGGACGTGCCCATGTTGCCGGCGACCACCGTGCCGACCGCCTTGATGCGGTGGTCTGTCCGGGCCGTGTGCACCGCGTAGCCGCCGCCCGCGCAGATGCCGAGCACGCCGATGCGCCCCGGGTCGATGCCCGGCAGCGTCTCCAGCGTGTCGATCGCGTACGAGATGTCCTCGCCGCGACGGTACGGGTCCTCGAGGTCGCGGGGCTCGCCGCCGCTCTGCCCCTGGTGGGCGGGGTCGAACACGAGCGCCGCGATGCCCCGGGCGGCCAGGCGGGTGGCGTAGTTCGCGCCGATCTGCTCCTTGACGCTGCTGCCCGGCGTCGACAGCACGACGGCGCGCAGGGGAGTCTCGCCGTCCACGCCGTCCGGGAGGTGGAGGTCGGCCGCGAGCTCGATCGGCCCGCGGGGGATCGTGAGGTGCTGAAGCATGGTGAAGAACCTCTCGCGTCGGATTCGTTCCAGGGCTAGTGTAGTTCGGAGTGAGTGGTAGTACAGTATGGAACTACATTCACCGTACCACCCCGATCAAGGAGGTCGCATGACGGTCGACGCCGCACAGCTCTGGACGCTCAACCACCGCCTGCTCACCGTCGTGCTCGACGAAGCCGGCGCCGAGCTCGAGGCGCTCGGGCTGGAGCCGAAGGAGTTCTTCGTGCTCGCCGAGGTGACCGCGTCGCCGTACCCGGCGCAGCTCGCCGCGGCCCTCGTCATCCCGAAGGCGAGCGTCACGGTCTACGTGCGCAACCTGGTCGCCAAGGGGTTCATGCGGCGCGAGATCGACGACGCCGACCTGCGGCGCCACCGGCTCGTGCTCACCGACGACGGCATCGCCGCGCGGGACCGCTCCTTCGCGGCGCTCGCGACGGCGTTCGAGCGCCGGCTCGCGCTCATCGGTCCCGGGGACCGTGCCGAGCTGGCCCGCATCCTGACGGCGCTGCTCGCGCCGGCCCCGCCCGCATCGAACCCAGCGGCGTCCGACCCGGAGAAGATGCCCGCCAAGGAGGTGGCCCGATGAGCGGCGACCAGCGGCCCACGAGGCCGTGGACCGACGCCGAGCTCGCCCTGCTCGACCGGACGGAGCTGATCCGCGTCGCGGGGGCGCGCGACGACGGGACACTGCGGGCCTTCGCGCTCGTCGGGCACGTCCGGATCGGCCAGGACGAGCTGGTCCGCTCGATGAACGGGCCCGACGGCGCCTGGTACCGCGGCGCCGTCCGGACCGGTCGCGGCGAGATCGACGTCGCCGGGCAGCGCTTCGTCGTCGCCTTCCTGCCCGACGCCGGACGCGAGGCGGACGTCGACCAGGCGCTGCGCGACCGCTACGGCGACGACTCCGGCGTCCGCAGCATGACCCGGTCCCCGGCGCGCGACGCGACGCTCCGGGTGGTCCCGCTCGCCTGACCGGTGCGGCCGAGCACCAAGAGCAACCCCGCTCACTGCCGGTGCATCACGAACCCCGCGTGGTGCAGCGTGCCGTCCAGCAGCTCGCCGAACGCCCAGAACCCGGAGTCGTCCAGGTAGGTGATCCGCCCCTCGCGCACCCAGAACCGGCCGGTGTACGCGTTCGCGCGGCCGTTCCGCGTCTCCGCGTACCGCCCGTCGGCGCCGAGGTGCTGCTCCAGCCCGCGGCTCGGGTCCTCCCAGGTGCCGACCCAGGTCTCGCGGGCGGCGGCATCGGCCAGGTCCGCGCCCGCGGGGCGCGTCGGCTCGCCGTCCAGCGCCTCCGCGTGGCCGGACACGTAGGCGGCGGCCAGGTCCGCGGGGTCGACGACGAGCATGCCGCGCACCTGGGACTCGCTGACGGGCCGGCGCACCAGCGCGAACGTCGCGGCGTTGCCGGGCACCAGGTCGTAGGTGTCGCGCTCGGACGCGGGGCGCTGGGCCACGGCGCTGTCCACCAGGAGGGGCACCGCGTACATGCCCTCGGCGGGGACGGCGGTGGCCTCGTCGTCCGGTGACCCGGCCGCGAGGACGCCGTCCGCGACGTGCAGGTCACGCCGGACGGGTGTGCCCGGGGTCTCCAGCACGGTCGCTCCGGTGATCACGAGCTGCTCTTTGGGGTGCGCGGTCATGGGGCCGTCCTCTCGGTCGGTCGGGTCCGGCGTCGGCCCCGGGGTGCCGCCGCACGCCGCCAGAAGGGCGGCGAGCGCGACGCCCACCGCGATCAGCGCGGCGCCGGAGGGGGTGGTCATGGAGACCACCCTCGCCGTCCGGCGCTCCCCGAGGAAGGCCGTGCCGTGCCTGGGTGCGGCGCACCCAGGCACGGGACCGGCCCCATGCCGGCCGGGCCTACACCCCCGCCGGACCGATCGACGGCTGCTCGGTGCTCGTGAGGTCACCGAGGAAGCGCATGACCACCTCGCGCTCCGCGGGGCTCAGGCGGGCGGCGGCCTCGAACCGGTGGGCGTGGTCGCGACCGACGCTCTTCATCGCGATCTCGCGCGTCTCCTCGGTGACCTCGACCGCCAGGCTGCGCCGGTCGGAGGGATGGGGGAGCCGGCGGATGTGGCCGGCGTCCGCCAGTCGGTCGAGCATCTTCGTGGTCGACGCCGACGTGATGCCCAGGTGCGCTGCGATGGCCCCCGGTGTCGCGGTCTCGCCCCGGTGCTGCTTCGCGATGACGAACCGCAGGGTGCGCATGTCGGTCTCGCCGAGCTTCATGTAGCGTCGCGACGCCTCGCTCATCCGGCGCTCCGCCTCGCGCCAGTCGCGCAGTCCCTGCAGCACGCGGACCACCTGGTCGACGTCCTGGTCGTCCATGCCGGCGCGTTGCACGATCTCCTGCCGCGGGTCCAGCAGGCGGGGATCCAGCATGGACGGACCGGTCGATCCTGTCGGCTCGGGTTCCGGAACCACGGGCGATCCCCTTTCAGATATTGCTTCCTGCACTTGAAGATAGCCAGGCTAGGAATATTCTGCCACGAGGTCGCGCGAGAGACGTCCCGCCACGAGTTTGTGACGTTTCCCCGGGCGGCCTCGTCCTAGGGATGTCGCTGATAGTGGCGGCCCGCATCCAAGGTGCGGCGTACGCAGAGAGAAGGAGTTCATCGTGGCGAACGTGACGGGCGGGGCTCAGCCGAAGGCCCAGACGGATGTGGTGGACGTGAACCGGCTCGACGGCAGGACGACGATCGAGGACCCGGTCGTCGCCAAGATCGCGGGTATCGCCGCTCGCGAGGTGGACGGTGTCTACGCGCTCGGCGGAGGTGCCGCGCGCGTCGTCGGCACCATCCGGGACGCGCTGAACTCCACGGACCTGACCCAGGGGGTCAGCGTCGAGGTCGGCGAGAAGCAGGTCGCCGTCGACGTGACGATCGTCGCGGAGTACCCGGCGGCCCTGCAGACGGTCGCGGGCAACGTGCGCACGGCCATCTACCAGGCGATGCGCGACCTGGTCGGCATGGACGTCGCCGAGGTCAACGTCACCGTCAACGACGTGCACCTGCCCTCGGACGACACCCAAGAGGCCGAACCGCAGGCGAGGCGGGTCCAGTGAGTGCGACGGTCGTCGGAGCGGCTGCCGCCACCGTGCTCGCTCTGACCTGGATCACCACGGGGTTCTGGGCGTTCGTGTTCGTGGGGGTGGCGATGCTCGTCGGTGCCGTGGCCGGCCGGGTGGCCGACGGCCGTCTGGACCTCCGGGCGCTCGCGGACGCCTTCCGGGGCGGGCGTTCGTCGTCATGACGGCCGTCGAACCCGTCGGCGGTGCCGTGCCCGGCACCCTGCGGATCTCCGCGCGCGCCGTCGAGAAGCTCGCCGCCTGCCTGGCCCACGAGGCGGCGTACGTGCCGCTGGGCCAGGTGTCGGTACGTCTGGCGGACGCCGGGGGCGCGCTCACGGTCGCGGTGACGCTGCCCGTCACCGTCGGCGGCGGGGTGACCGGGTCGATCGAGGAGCGCAGCTCGGCGCTGCGCCGGCACGTGATCACGGGGATGCGCGACCTGGGCGGCCGGACGGTCGGCAGCGTCGACGTGCGGTACGCGGGTGTGCGCCGGATCAGCGGACGGAGGGTGCGGTGAACAGCGCATCGAAGAGGGAGCAGTCGGTGTACCGGCGGGTCGTCCGCCGGGAGACGCACTCGGCGCGCACCACCGCCGCGGCGGTCCTGGCGACGGTCCTGGTGGTGCTGCTGGTCGCCGCGCTCGCGCTGGGCGTGTGGTGGCTCGTCGCCCCCGGGGCGCGAGGCGAGCTGGCGGACCGGCTCTCCCAGGTCACGTCCCGGGCGGACGACGGCGGCACCCTCGTCGCGGTCGGCGTCCTGGCGCTCCTGGTGGGTCTCGCGCTGGTGCTCGCCGCCGTGCTGCCGGGGCGCCTGCGCCGCCGGGCACGCCGGACGGACCGGGTGGCGCTGGTCGTGGACGACGGCGTGCTCGCCGACGCCGTGGTCGCCGCCGTCGCCGTCCGCTGCGGGCTGGACCGACGCCAGATCTCGGCCAGCGTCGGCCGGCGCCGGACCACCGTGCGGCTCACGCCGACCAGCGGGGTCCCCGTCGACCGCCAGGCGGCAGCGGACACCGCGGCCGCCGTGCTCGACCGGGTCGGCTTCCCCGCCCCGCAGCGCCTGCTCGTCGCGGACCAGGGGGTCATCTCGTGAGCTCGTCCAGCAGGTGGCTGAACCGTGCCCTGCTCCTGCTCTGCGGGCTCCTGCTGCTCGCCGGCGGAGCAGCGGTGATCCTCGACGAGGTGCGCCCCCGGGGGTGGTGGGTCCCGGCCGAGCGCGCCCAGCCGGCGCTCGAGCGGTCGCGGACGTGGGCAGCGGGGTTGCCCGACGTCGGCGGCGTGCCCGGGGTGCAGGCCGCCGCACTGGCCGCCGCGGTCGTGCTGATCGTCCTGCTGATCGTGTTCCTCGCGACGCGTGCCCGCGGCAGGACGCCGACCGTCGTGAGCCTCCGGGCGGACGACGGGCGGACGACCGTCGACCAGGGCGTCGCCCGCGCGCTGCTCGCCGGGCCGCTCACCGAGCGGGGCGACGTGCTCTCGGCGCGGACCAGCGTCTACCAGGTGCGGGGCGCCCCGGCGATCTGTCTCGCCGTGATCGTCCGGAGCGGCGCCGACCTGGCGCAGGTGCTCGCGGCGGCGGAGCGAGCGGTGGAGGAGTGGGACTCGCTCGCCGGGGTGCGGGTGCCCGTGCTGGTGCACCTGGCCGACCGGCGCTGGCGGGACAGCCCGCGCACCAGGACCAGGGTCCGGTGACGGCCGGACGCCGCCCGCAGGCGGGAACGACCCGCCGAGGTGAGGATGGGATCCCGGCCGGTGACCGACCCGGCTGGTCGCGGAGGGAGCGAGAACTGAACGGCGACCCCGCGGGAACCGGTGCCACCTCCCCGCTCGACCATGCGGACGACCGCATCGTCGCCGGCCGTGCCGCCGACGGCGACGTCGCGGCCTTCGCGGTCGTCGTGCGCCGGTACACGCCCATGATGCGGGCCACGACCCGCCGCATGCTCAACGGGAGCGCGGAGGTGGACGACGTCGTGCAGGAGGCCTTCGTGACCGCCTGGCAGCGGCTGCCCGAGCTGGACGACCCCGGCAAGGTGCGGAGCTGGCTGATGCGGATCGTCAGCCGCAAGGCGCTGGACCGCCTCCGGGCGAACCGCCCCCAGGTGAGCGTCGACGACATCGCGGCACCGGCGCCCGCCCGTGAGTCGCCGCAGCGGGTGGTGGAGGGCCGGGCCGGGGTCGAGGCCCTGGCCGCGGCCCTCGGTACGCTCGCAGACGCAGAGCGTGAGTGCTGGGTGCTGCGCGAGGTGGGCGGACTCTCCTACGACGAGATCGGCGAGGCGATGAACACTCCGGTGACGACGGTCAGGGGCCTGCTGGCTCGCGCGCGCAAGCACATCATCGTGCGGATGGAGGGGTGGAGATGACACCCGAGATCGACCCACCCGCAGCGCGCTGGCACAACCCCGACGACGAGCTGCGCCCGGAGGAGCTGGGCCCGGACGAGGCGCCAGGTCTGGACGACGACCTCGACGGCCACACCATCGAGGAGCTCACCGACTACCTGGAGGCCGGGCGCACCCCGCCCGACCCGTCGATCGAGGGCTCCGCGGCCTGCCGGATCGCGCTCGACGCCCTCGCCCGGCTGCACGACCTCACGCCCGACCTGATCGCGGCCGACACGGCCGCCGAACCCCAGGCCGACGACGGCTGGGTGCGCCGCATCCTGGGCGGCATCGCCCTGGAGGCCCGCTCCGGCCGCCGCATCCCGCTGGCCGGGCCCACGCCCGACGCCGACCTGGTGATCACCGAGGGTGCCGTGCGCGGCCTGGTGCGCGCCGCCGAGAACGCGGTGCCCGGCGTGCTCGTGGGGCGGTGCCGGTTCGACGGTGACGTCACGGTGCTCACCTCGCCCGTGCGGGTCCTGGTCGACGTGAGCCTGCTCTACGGTCAGCCGATCCACGTCGCGACGGCACGGCTGCGCGAGGAGATCGCCGACCGGCTCGCGACCCACACGGCGCTCGACGTGACAGGTATCGACATCACGGTCAGCGACGTCAGGCCGCTGTCATGAACCAGGAAGAGGCAACGTTGATCGACGAGAACGTGGACGTGATGGCGGAGCAGGTCGAGGCAGCGGTCCGGGCGACGCCCGGGGTGACCGGCCTCTACGCCGCGGGGACCGCCGTCGCCCGGGCGATCGGCGCGGGCGCTCGCGGGCTCGGCGTCCGCCGCGACGACGCGCCGTTGGTCGTGGTCCGGCGGAGCGCGGGGGAGACCCGCGTGGACATCGCCGTCGAGGTCGGCCTGGCGTACGGCGCCGCGGCGACGACGCGCGCCGTGCACCTGGCCGTCCGTGACCTGCTCACGGCGCAGGGCGTGGGGGACGCGCACATCACCGTCGCCGTCGTGCACGTGACGGAGCCGGCGCCGGCCTGACGATCGTCGTCGGCAGCGGGACCCCCGCCAGCGGGGTACCAGCAGAACCTGCCACGTCCCGCCGCGCGTCCTTAGCGTGGAGGGCATGACGGCGAGCACCAACAACATCCCCACCCTCACGCTGAACAACGGCGTCGAGATGCCGGCCCTCGGCTACGGCGTCTTCCAGACACCGCCCGACGAGACCGTCGAGGCCACCACCGAGGCCCTGCGCGCGGGCTACCGCCACATCGACACGGCCGCCGCGTACAGCAACGAGCGCGAGGTCGGCGAGGCCCTGCGTCGGTCGGGCCTGGACCGGTCCGACGTCTTCCTGGAGACCAAGGTCTGGATCAGCGACTACGGGTACGACGCCACGCTGCACGCCTTCGACAAGAGCGCGGCCAAGCTCGGCGTCGAGACGATCGACCTGCTGATCCTGCACCAGGCGCTGCCGAGCCGGTTCGACCTCACGACCGAGGCGTACCGGGCGCTGGAGACCCTGCTGGCCGACGGCAAGGTCCGCGCCATCGGCGTCAGCAACTTCATGCCCGAGCACCTGGACCGGCTGGCCGAGGCGGCGAGCGTCGTCCCGGCGGTCAACCAGGTCGAGGTGCACCCGTACTTCCGCCAGCCGGACGTGCTGGCCGCCGACGCCGCCGCCGGGATCGTGACCCAGGCGTGGTCGCCCATCGGTGGCATCACCTTCTACCGCGACTCCGGCCACACCAGCACGCTCCAGGACCCGTCGATCGTCGGGATCGCGGAGGCCCACGGCCGCACCCCCGCGCAGGTCATGCTGCGCTGGCACCTGCAGCAGGGCCGCTCCGCGATCCCCAAGTCCGTCACGCCGAGCCGCATCGCGGAGAACTTCGACGTCACCGGCTTCGAGCTGTCCGCCGCCGAGCTGGCAGCGATCGACGCCCTGGACACCGGGCGGCGCGGCGGCCCCGAGCCCGCCGACGTGACCCTGGAGACGTTCGGCCGGGACATCCCCGAGGCCTGAGCCCCGCCTCCACGGCCCGCGCCCCCTCTCGCGAGCACCAGACCAGCACCACCCTCCCGAAAGACCGAAAGGCACCACCCCCCCCATGCGAGCAACCTTCATGTACGGCGCCGGCGACGTGCGCGTCGAGACCGTCCCCGACCCCGTCCTCCGGCAGCCCACGGACGCGATCGTGCGCACCCTGCGCGCCTGCGTGTGCGGCTCCGACCTGCACCCCTACCACTCCATGCCCGGGTCGGGGCAGGGCAACCCCATGGGCCACGAGCTCATCGGCGTGGTCGAGGAGACCGGCAGCGCCGTCACGAACGTGAAGGCGGGCGACTTCGTCATCGCGCCCTTCGCGTTCTCCGACAACACCTGCGCGTTCTGCCGCGACGGCTTCCAGACCTCGTGCGTGCACGGCGGCTGGTACGGGTCGCCCGAGAACGGCGGCCTCCAGGCCGAGCTCGCGCGCATCCCGCTGGCCGACGGCAGCCTCGTCGTCGTGCCCGACGTCGACCCCGCGACCGCCGACGAGGGCCTGCTGAACTCCCTGCTCACCCTGTCCGACGTGTACCTCACCGGGTACCACGCCGCGCACATGGCGCAGGTCTCCGCCGGCCAGACCGTCACGGTCATCGGCGACGGCGCCGTCGGGCTGTCCGCCGTGCTCGCCGCCCGGCAGCTCGGCGCCGAGCGCATCATCCTGATGGGCCGCCACACGGTCCGCACCGACCTGGGCCGCGAGTTCGGCGCCACCGACGTCGTCGCCGAGCGCGGCGCCGAGGGCATCGGCCGGGTCATGGACCTGACCGGCGGCGAGGGCTCCCACGTGGTCCTGGAGGCCGTCGGCCACATGCCCGCCTACGAGCAGTCCTACGGCGTGGTCCGGCCCGGTGGCGTCATCTCGCGCGTCGGCGTGCCGCAGTACGAGGACGCGCCCGTCGGGTTCGGCTCCCTGTTCGGCAAGAACGCGCGCCTGGCCGGCGGCCCCGCGCCCGTCCGCGCCTACCAGGAGGCGGCCATCACCCAGGTGCTGAACGGCGAGATCGACCCGGGTCGGGTCTTCGACGTCGCGCTGCCCCTGGACGACGCCGCCGAGGCGTACCGCCTCATGGACGCGCGCGAGGCCCTCAAGGTCGCGCTCCGCCCCTGAGGCCTCAGCACCACTGAGACCGCTCCGCCCCTGAGAGATCAGCCGATCGTCTCCGGCGCCGGCCGCACCTCGCGGAGCCACACCTCGCTCTGCGTCACGTGCGCGGCCGCCGCCACCGACGCCGCCACCGGGTCGCGCGCCGTCAGCGCGCGCAGGATCGCCCGGTGGCCGGCGTCGGAGACCCGCTTGGTGTCCGGGTTCAGCACCGGGTAGGCGCGCGAGCGGGACCGCAGCACGGAGACCATCGACCCGAGCGACTCGTTGCCGCACAGCCGCACGATCCCCATGTGGAACTCGTGGTCGAGCGCCGACTGCTCGTCGACGTCCTCGCTCGCCTCCAGCCGGTCCAGCAGGTCGCCCAGCCCCGCCAGCGTGGCGTCGTCGCAGCGCGCGGCCGACAGCGCGACGGCGTGCGCCTCCAGCACCCGGCGCAGCTCGAACAGCTCCAGGATCGACTCCAGCGGCAGCAGGCCGACCGTGAGCGTGAGCGTCTGGATCATGTCGGCGGCGCGCAGCTCGCCCACGTAGGTGCCCGCGCCCCGCCGCGTCTCGACGACACCCAGGGCCGAGAGGGTGCGGATCGCCTCCCGGACCGACCCCCGCGAGACGCCGAGCCGCTCGCTCAGCTCGCCCTCGCTGGGCAGCCGGTCGCCCGGGTGCAGCGAGCCGTCGGCGATCAGGGTCCGCAGGCCGTGCAGGGCGGTCTCGACTGCGCTCACCTCGTGCATCCCTCCAGGATGTCAGGTTCCGGGCCGCAGGGGGACATTTCGCGCCCGTAAAACCTGTCCTACAAATCTGTGTCATCTGCCGGGAATCTCTGGTGTTGTGCGGTCCAGCCTGCCATGGTTGTCCGACAACTACCGAGGGAGGTGGCGATGGACCAGGTACGCACAGTGCCGGCGCCGGTGCCGGTACGGCTCGCGTCCGGGGGACCGGCGCGCGACGCGTGGCCGCTGGACGACGAGGTGGTGCACCTCAACCACGGCTCGTTCGGCGCGGTGCCGAACGAGGTGCTGCGCCACCAGGAGGCGTTGCGCCGGCAGGCCGACCTGAGCCCTGTCGGCTGGTTCCCGCGCGTCGCGGAGCTCGTCGCCGCGGCCCGCCAGGACGTCGCCCCGTTCGTCGGCGCCCGGCCCGAGGACACGGCGTTCGTGCCCAACGCCTCGGCCGCCGCCACGGTCGTGTTCAACGCCCTCCGGCTCGCACCCGGCGACGAGATCCTCGTGACCGACCACGGCTACGGCGCCATCACCATGGGCGCGCAGCGGCTCGCGCGCCGCTTCGGCGCCACGGTCCGCCCGGTCGCGATCCCGCTCGCGGCGAGCGCCGACGACGTCGTCGACCGCTTCCGGGCGGCGCTGACCGACACGGTGCGCCTCGTCGTCGTCGACCAGATCACCTCGCCCACCGCCCGCCTGCTGCCCACCGCCCGGATCACCG
Coding sequences within it:
- a CDS encoding alpha/beta hydrolase; translation: MLQHLTIPRGPIELAADLHLPDGVDGETPLRAVVLSTPGSSVKEQIGANYATRLAARGIAALVFDPAHQGQSGGEPRDLEDPYRRGEDISYAIDTLETLPGIDPGRIGVLGICAGGGYAVHTARTDHRIKAVGTVVAGNMGTSFRGFQPDGPTTALDAMAEARTRENRTGELGRDNWLPDTLEDAAAAGMTDIDTTQAITYYRTERGRNEHSTNRRLSRGDSLLLGYDAFHLVDELMTQPLQVVLAGRRGNTNSYEAGMRLWEMAPNPVDLLVVEGAGHYEMYDVPEYVDAAVDRLAKFYTDHL
- a CDS encoding MarR family winged helix-turn-helix transcriptional regulator — its product is MTVDAAQLWTLNHRLLTVVLDEAGAELEALGLEPKEFFVLAEVTASPYPAQLAAALVIPKASVTVYVRNLVAKGFMRREIDDADLRRHRLVLTDDGIAARDRSFAALATAFERRLALIGPGDRAELARILTALLAPAPPASNPAASDPEKMPAKEVAR
- a CDS encoding DUF2255 family protein, giving the protein MSGDQRPTRPWTDAELALLDRTELIRVAGARDDGTLRAFALVGHVRIGQDELVRSMNGPDGAWYRGAVRTGRGEIDVAGQRFVVAFLPDAGREADVDQALRDRYGDDSGVRSMTRSPARDATLRVVPLA
- a CDS encoding Atu4866 domain-containing protein; the encoded protein is MTTPSGAALIAVGVALAALLAACGGTPGPTPDPTDREDGPMTAHPKEQLVITGATVLETPGTPVRRDLHVADGVLAAGSPDDEATAVPAEGMYAVPLLVDSAVAQRPASERDTYDLVPGNAATFALVRRPVSESQVRGMLVVDPADLAAAYVSGHAEALDGEPTRPAGADLADAAARETWVGTWEDPSRGLEQHLGADGRYAETRNGRANAYTGRFWVREGRITYLDDSGFWAFGELLDGTLHHAGFVMHRQ
- a CDS encoding MarR family winged helix-turn-helix transcriptional regulator, with protein sequence MLDPRLLDPRQEIVQRAGMDDQDVDQVVRVLQGLRDWREAERRMSEASRRYMKLGETDMRTLRFVIAKQHRGETATPGAIAAHLGITSASTTKMLDRLADAGHIRRLPHPSDRRSLAVEVTEETREIAMKSVGRDHAHRFEAAARLSPAEREVVMRFLGDLTSTEQPSIGPAGV
- a CDS encoding Asp23/Gls24 family envelope stress response protein; this encodes MTGGAQPKAQTDVVDVNRLDGRTTIEDPVVAKIAGIAAREVDGVYALGGGAARVVGTIRDALNSTDLTQGVSVEVGEKQVAVDVTIVAEYPAALQTVAGNVRTAIYQAMRDLVGMDVAEVNVTVNDVHLPSDDTQEAEPQARRVQ
- a CDS encoding DUF2273 domain-containing protein, translated to MSATVVGAAAATVLALTWITTGFWAFVFVGVAMLVGAVAGRVADGRLDLRALADAFRGGRSSS
- a CDS encoding RNA polymerase sigma factor, yielding MNGDPAGTGATSPLDHADDRIVAGRAADGDVAAFAVVVRRYTPMMRATTRRMLNGSAEVDDVVQEAFVTAWQRLPELDDPGKVRSWLMRIVSRKALDRLRANRPQVSVDDIAAPAPARESPQRVVEGRAGVEALAAALGTLADAERECWVLREVGGLSYDEIGEAMNTPVTTVRGLLARARKHIIVRMEGWR
- a CDS encoding Asp23/Gls24 family envelope stress response protein, with the translated sequence MTPEIDPPAARWHNPDDELRPEELGPDEAPGLDDDLDGHTIEELTDYLEAGRTPPDPSIEGSAACRIALDALARLHDLTPDLIAADTAAEPQADDGWVRRILGGIALEARSGRRIPLAGPTPDADLVITEGAVRGLVRAAENAVPGVLVGRCRFDGDVTVLTSPVRVLVDVSLLYGQPIHVATARLREEIADRLATHTALDVTGIDITVSDVRPLS
- a CDS encoding aldo/keto reductase; amino-acid sequence: MTASTNNIPTLTLNNGVEMPALGYGVFQTPPDETVEATTEALRAGYRHIDTAAAYSNEREVGEALRRSGLDRSDVFLETKVWISDYGYDATLHAFDKSAAKLGVETIDLLILHQALPSRFDLTTEAYRALETLLADGKVRAIGVSNFMPEHLDRLAEAASVVPAVNQVEVHPYFRQPDVLAADAAAGIVTQAWSPIGGITFYRDSGHTSTLQDPSIVGIAEAHGRTPAQVMLRWHLQQGRSAIPKSVTPSRIAENFDVTGFELSAAELAAIDALDTGRRGGPEPADVTLETFGRDIPEA
- a CDS encoding zinc-binding dehydrogenase, with product MRATFMYGAGDVRVETVPDPVLRQPTDAIVRTLRACVCGSDLHPYHSMPGSGQGNPMGHELIGVVEETGSAVTNVKAGDFVIAPFAFSDNTCAFCRDGFQTSCVHGGWYGSPENGGLQAELARIPLADGSLVVVPDVDPATADEGLLNSLLTLSDVYLTGYHAAHMAQVSAGQTVTVIGDGAVGLSAVLAARQLGAERIILMGRHTVRTDLGREFGATDVVAERGAEGIGRVMDLTGGEGSHVVLEAVGHMPAYEQSYGVVRPGGVISRVGVPQYEDAPVGFGSLFGKNARLAGGPAPVRAYQEAAITQVLNGEIDPGRVFDVALPLDDAAEAYRLMDAREALKVALRP
- a CDS encoding FadR/GntR family transcriptional regulator translates to MHEVSAVETALHGLRTLIADGSLHPGDRLPSEGELSERLGVSRGSVREAIRTLSALGVVETRRGAGTYVGELRAADMIQTLTLTVGLLPLESILELFELRRVLEAHAVALSAARCDDATLAGLGDLLDRLEASEDVDEQSALDHEFHMGIVRLCGNESLGSMVSVLRSRSRAYPVLNPDTKRVSDAGHRAILRALTARDPVAASVAAAAHVTQSEVWLREVRPAPETIG